The following proteins come from a genomic window of Pseudomonas cichorii:
- a CDS encoding calcium:proton antiporter produces the protein MGSLLRQEKFLLLAIIATFIAYPLEHVLLGNGQTVALIAGLALVGFIVCASLRVAHHAEQLAEKVGDPYGTMILTLSAVLVEVVILAIMMSNEPSPTLVRDTIYAAVMLDINGILGLAALMGGLKHGEQAYNDNSARTYSVMILTAMGVSMVVPEFIPKADWKLYSAFTIGAMIVLYTLFLRMQVGPHSYFFSYSYPEKNRRKDQPEEQGESINLTRSIVTLVLGVVVIGALAEVMSKTIDLGLEGSGAPPVLTAILVAAISAAPEILTALRAALANRMQSVVNIALGASLSTVILTVPAMEAMALYSGQPFQMAMTPVQTVMVFITLLVCAINLNDGETNAIEGMTHFVLFATFIMLSCLGL, from the coding sequence ATGGGCTCCTTACTCAGGCAAGAAAAGTTTCTGTTGCTGGCGATCATCGCCACTTTTATCGCCTATCCCCTGGAGCATGTGCTGCTGGGCAATGGCCAGACGGTCGCGCTGATTGCCGGGCTGGCGCTGGTGGGTTTCATCGTCTGTGCCTCGTTGCGGGTGGCGCATCATGCCGAGCAACTGGCTGAAAAAGTCGGTGACCCTTACGGCACCATGATCCTGACCCTTTCGGCGGTGCTGGTCGAAGTGGTGATCCTGGCAATCATGATGAGCAACGAGCCGTCTCCGACGCTGGTGCGTGACACGATCTATGCCGCCGTGATGCTGGATATCAACGGCATCCTCGGGCTGGCGGCCCTGATGGGCGGCCTCAAGCATGGCGAACAGGCCTACAACGATAATTCGGCGCGCACCTACAGCGTGATGATCCTGACGGCCATGGGCGTGTCGATGGTGGTGCCAGAGTTCATTCCCAAGGCGGACTGGAAGCTGTATTCGGCGTTCACCATTGGCGCGATGATTGTGCTGTACACCTTGTTCCTGCGTATGCAGGTCGGGCCGCACAGTTACTTTTTCAGCTACAGCTACCCCGAGAAAAACAGGCGCAAGGATCAGCCTGAAGAACAGGGCGAGTCGATCAACCTGACACGTTCCATCGTGACACTGGTGCTGGGCGTGGTGGTGATCGGGGCGTTGGCTGAAGTGATGTCCAAGACCATCGACCTTGGGCTGGAGGGCAGCGGTGCGCCGCCCGTGCTGACGGCGATTCTGGTGGCGGCGATTTCTGCTGCGCCGGAGATCCTGACCGCCTTGCGCGCCGCCCTGGCCAACCGCATGCAGTCGGTGGTCAACATTGCACTGGGCGCTTCGCTCTCCACCGTGATCCTGACGGTTCCTGCGATGGAAGCGATGGCGCTTTACAGCGGCCAGCCGTTCCAGATGGCCATGACGCCCGTGCAGACCGTGATGGTCTTCATCACGCTTCTGGTCTGCGCCATCAACCTCAATGACGGAGAAACCAACGCCATCGAGGGCATGACGCATTTCGTGCTGTTCGCGACCTTCATCATGCTTTCCTGCCTGGGACTGTAG
- a CDS encoding Fe(3+) dicitrate ABC transporter substrate-binding protein FecB: protein MRTSPLSRLLACGLLALSASVAQAAPIDIDDGQHKVHLPDAPKRVVVLEFSFLDGLASVGVTPVGAADDGDANRVLPKVRKAVGEWQSVGLRSQPNIEVIARLKPDLIIADLGRHQALYNDLASLAPTLMLPSRGEDYQGSLKSAELIGVALGKGPQMQARIAENQKHLKEVAAQIPANTKALFGVAREDSFSVHGPHSYAGSVLQAIGLQVPEVRKNAAPTEFVSLEQLLALDPGWLLVGHYRRPSLVDTWSKQPLWQVLGAVRNKQVAEVDGDSWARNRGIMASEQIADDALAILKGGKAVLNP from the coding sequence ATGCGTACTTCCCCCCTTTCCCGTCTGCTGGCTTGCGGCCTGTTGGCTCTCTCGGCCAGCGTCGCTCAGGCCGCGCCCATCGATATCGATGACGGCCAACACAAGGTCCATCTGCCGGACGCGCCCAAGCGTGTGGTAGTGCTGGAGTTTTCCTTTCTCGACGGGCTGGCCTCCGTGGGCGTAACGCCGGTCGGCGCGGCCGATGATGGCGATGCCAACCGCGTGTTGCCCAAGGTGCGTAAAGCCGTAGGTGAATGGCAATCGGTCGGCCTGCGCTCGCAACCCAATATCGAAGTGATTGCCCGCCTCAAGCCGGACCTGATCATTGCCGACCTGGGTCGCCATCAGGCGCTGTACAACGACCTGGCCAGCCTGGCGCCGACATTGATGCTGCCGTCGCGTGGCGAGGATTATCAGGGCAGCCTGAAATCCGCCGAACTGATTGGCGTCGCGCTGGGCAAAGGCCCGCAGATGCAGGCGCGGATCGCAGAAAACCAGAAACACCTCAAAGAAGTCGCGGCGCAGATCCCGGCCAACACTAAGGCGCTGTTCGGGGTTGCCCGTGAAGACAGCTTCTCGGTCCATGGCCCGCACTCCTACGCGGGCAGCGTGTTGCAGGCCATCGGTCTGCAAGTCCCTGAAGTGCGCAAGAATGCGGCCCCGACCGAGTTCGTCAGCCTTGAGCAGTTGCTGGCACTGGATCCGGGCTGGCTGCTGGTCGGCCATTACCGTCGCCCCAGCCTTGTCGACACCTGGAGCAAGCAGCCGCTCTGGCAGGTGCTGGGTGCAGTGCGCAACAAGCAGGTCGCAGAAGTCGATGGCGACAGTTGGGCGCGTAATCGCGGCATCATGGCTTCCGAGCAGATCGCCGATGACGCTCTTGCCATCCTCAAGGGCGGCAAGGCCGTACTGAATCCATAA
- the fecC gene encoding iron-dicitrate ABC transporter permease FecC: MRRWLMAAVIAVTCLGLFWVSLFALSPFSIRQIDAWNGLFTLGREGGNIAYIVAQLRVPRAVCAALVGACLGVAGALMQGITRNRLASPSLFGVTAGAALGLALFSTGLVTPPFPGGALLMTAIGGALAWITVFSLGGAWSPATAQGRLVLAGVAVAALCAALTRLTVILVEAQAQSVLNWLAGSLANVGAEQLQLLWPCTLIGLVLAVACAPRLNLINLGEDAARSLGVRIGALRFLVFVVSLLLVGASVCAVGPIAFVGLIAPNIARQWLGNDYRWLIPISAGLGAAIVLASDLISRAVAFPVETPAGVVTALIGAPFFLFLARRTL, encoded by the coding sequence ATGCGCCGCTGGCTGATGGCGGCAGTGATCGCCGTGACGTGCCTGGGCCTGTTCTGGGTGTCGCTGTTCGCGCTGTCGCCCTTCAGCATCCGACAGATCGATGCGTGGAACGGCCTGTTCACTCTCGGGCGCGAAGGCGGCAACATCGCTTACATCGTGGCGCAATTGCGGGTGCCCCGAGCGGTGTGTGCAGCACTGGTCGGTGCCTGCCTTGGTGTGGCCGGAGCCTTGATGCAGGGCATCACCCGTAACCGGCTGGCTTCGCCGTCTCTGTTTGGTGTGACGGCGGGCGCGGCTCTGGGGCTGGCGTTGTTTTCCACAGGTCTTGTCACACCGCCCTTCCCCGGTGGTGCCTTGTTGATGACGGCCATTGGCGGCGCGCTGGCGTGGATCACAGTCTTCAGCCTTGGCGGCGCCTGGTCGCCTGCCACGGCTCAGGGCCGACTGGTACTGGCCGGCGTGGCAGTGGCTGCACTGTGTGCGGCACTGACCCGTCTGACCGTGATTCTGGTGGAAGCCCAGGCGCAAAGTGTCCTCAACTGGCTGGCCGGCTCACTGGCCAATGTGGGCGCAGAACAATTGCAGTTGCTCTGGCCTTGCACTTTGATCGGCCTGGTACTGGCAGTTGCCTGTGCGCCACGCCTGAACCTCATCAACCTGGGCGAAGATGCCGCACGCTCCCTGGGCGTACGGATCGGCGCGCTGCGTTTTCTGGTGTTCGTTGTCAGCCTGTTGCTGGTCGGCGCCAGTGTCTGTGCCGTGGGACCGATTGCTTTTGTCGGCCTGATTGCGCCCAACATCGCCCGCCAATGGCTGGGTAATGACTACCGCTGGCTGATCCCCATCAGCGCCGGTCTGGGTGCAGCGATTGTGCTGGCCTCCGACCTGATCAGCCGCGCCGTGGCTTTTCCGGTGGAGACGCCAGCCGGTGTCGTCACTGCGCTGATTGGCGCTCCGTTCTTTCTGTTTCTGGCAAGGCGCACGCTATGA